One genomic window of Hymenobacter sp. J193 includes the following:
- a CDS encoding NAD(P)/FAD-dependent oxidoreductase gives MNDFSSTVAVLGGGAAGFFGAIACAEANPHLTVYLLEKTGKLLSKVRISGGGRCNVTHAADTPAQLVQHYPRGARQLKEPFKQFGAVDTVRWFERRGVRLKTEADGRMFPTTDSSETIAQCLLEAARKAGVQILPHTAAEQIAPLPEGGFQLTLSSPQLPELKVARLLIATGGAPKSAQYDWLRQLGHTIQEPVPSLFTFNVPDSPLQELPGVSVPRARVRIAGEKLEYEGPVLVTHWGVSGPAVLKLSAWGARRLHDLNYQSTALISWIPDFTEETLRQHLQEYRALHGKKTVLTNPRFGLPQRLWRTLAEQAGIGSETRWNELAVKLQNRLIESLLRTSLPMHGKTTYKEEFVTCGGITLDEVNMQTMESRVVPGLHFAGEVLDIDGITGGFNFQAAWTTGYLAGRAMGELVK, from the coding sequence GCGCGGCAGGCTTTTTCGGGGCTATTGCCTGCGCCGAGGCCAACCCGCACCTGACGGTTTACCTGCTCGAAAAAACGGGTAAGCTGCTGAGCAAAGTGCGGATTTCGGGCGGGGGCCGCTGCAACGTGACGCACGCCGCCGACACACCTGCCCAACTCGTGCAGCACTACCCGCGGGGGGCGCGGCAGTTGAAGGAGCCCTTCAAACAATTCGGGGCCGTCGACACCGTGCGCTGGTTTGAGCGCCGTGGTGTGCGTCTCAAGACGGAAGCCGACGGCCGCATGTTCCCCACTACCGACTCGTCGGAAACCATTGCGCAGTGTCTGCTGGAGGCTGCTCGAAAAGCCGGCGTACAGATTCTCCCGCACACGGCCGCCGAGCAGATTGCGCCCCTGCCCGAAGGTGGTTTCCAACTCACGCTTTCCAGCCCGCAGCTGCCGGAATTGAAAGTAGCCCGGCTGCTCATTGCCACCGGCGGCGCGCCCAAAAGCGCGCAGTACGACTGGCTGCGGCAGCTGGGCCACACCATTCAGGAGCCCGTACCTAGTCTTTTTACCTTCAATGTGCCCGATTCTCCGCTGCAGGAGCTGCCGGGCGTGAGTGTGCCCCGGGCCCGGGTGCGCATTGCGGGTGAAAAGCTGGAATACGAAGGTCCGGTGCTGGTAACGCACTGGGGTGTGAGCGGCCCCGCGGTGCTCAAGCTTTCGGCCTGGGGGGCCCGCCGCCTCCACGACCTCAATTACCAAAGCACGGCTCTCATCAGCTGGATTCCTGATTTTACGGAAGAAACTCTGCGCCAGCACCTGCAGGAATACCGGGCGCTGCACGGCAAAAAAACGGTGCTGACGAATCCGCGTTTTGGGCTGCCACAGCGGCTGTGGCGCACCCTGGCGGAGCAGGCTGGCATTGGCTCAGAAACGCGCTGGAACGAACTAGCCGTCAAGCTGCAGAACCGCCTGATTGAAAGCCTACTGCGCACCTCCCTGCCTATGCACGGTAAAACTACCTACAAGGAAGAGTTTGTGACCTGCGGGGGCATCACGCTGGACGAGGTGAACATGCAAACCATGGAAAGCCGCGTGGTGCCGGGCCTACACTTCGCCGGTGAGGTGCTGGACATCGACGGCATCACCGGGGGCTTCAACTTCCAGGCGGCCTGGACGACCGGGTACCTGGCTGGGCGGGCCATGGGTGAGTTGGTGAAATAG